Proteins from a single region of Pseudopedobacter saltans DSM 12145:
- a CDS encoding polysaccharide lyase 6 family protein — translation MPKYKLILGSLLFTSLFSYAKNITVSTPTELKKSVQNAVPGDTIFLEDKEWKNANLVVEGKGTAAKPIVIAPKNLGKVVITGQSSLKIAGEYLVIKGLHFKDGYTPEKDLIVFRVNNDRLANNCRLTECVIEEFNNPDRFRNENWIVLWGKNNRVDHNTFINKLTASPVLIAELNDERSQQNYHSVDHNYFKGRQRFGGNGGETIRIGVSRYSLTPSRTQIVDNYFERCNGEVEIVSIKSGENNISRNTFFECEGGLVLRHGANNTITGNLFLGNNKPFTGGVRIINPGHKVTDNVFMELRGTAFRSPLSIMNGVPNSLINRYYQVVDVQIENNTFVNCTALTFGAGKDAERTLSPQKVTFQRNLFVNPNNPIYVDNNNDGGVSVFNNVIDKANSEKGFIQVKTSFFTKNGIKIPQAKGYGADPKKLSFITLNDVGARWFNTDRTRSVINNKAIAVNKSNIKEIQQYIDKANAGDTILLAEEGIYRLESEIVINKPIVIAANKALHSKPVFVNASYKTLPALITIENGGNLEVRNIAFQGAFESFGNVQAGIRSTDQPMNRHYNLTIDGCEFYDYNESSFAGVKASKSTLADSIVIKNSLFRNISGTAVNVAEEKEDKGFYGAEYTIVTNTVFTNVMGSAINVYRGGNDESTLGPFVRINHCTFNEVENREQGTVIRLVGVQDASITNSIFANSGQGGRSIEFREFRWDNIVVDYCDFYNSGRVESFYNKVLGKNIYNINPEFVDLTKLNFNLKSSSSLISKSSDGKALGAKIN, via the coding sequence ATGCCGAAATATAAGTTAATATTAGGAAGTCTTCTTTTTACTTCTTTGTTTTCATACGCTAAAAACATAACCGTTTCCACTCCTACAGAGTTGAAAAAGTCGGTTCAAAACGCTGTACCCGGCGATACCATATTTTTAGAAGATAAAGAATGGAAAAATGCAAATTTGGTAGTAGAAGGAAAAGGAACCGCTGCAAAGCCAATTGTTATTGCGCCTAAAAACTTAGGAAAGGTTGTTATAACCGGACAATCATCCTTAAAAATTGCTGGAGAATATTTGGTAATTAAAGGACTGCATTTTAAAGATGGTTACACGCCAGAAAAGGATTTAATCGTTTTCAGGGTAAATAATGATAGATTGGCAAACAACTGCCGTTTGACAGAATGCGTTATAGAAGAATTTAATAATCCAGACCGTTTCAGGAATGAAAACTGGATAGTGTTATGGGGAAAGAATAATCGGGTAGACCATAATACTTTTATCAATAAACTAACAGCGAGTCCTGTATTAATTGCTGAATTGAACGATGAACGCAGTCAGCAAAATTATCATAGTGTAGATCATAATTATTTTAAGGGACGTCAGCGTTTTGGTGGAAATGGAGGAGAAACGATAAGAATAGGCGTTTCGAGATACTCGTTGACACCATCAAGAACACAAATTGTAGATAATTATTTTGAACGTTGTAACGGAGAGGTTGAAATCGTTTCCATAAAATCTGGAGAGAATAATATCAGCAGAAATACTTTTTTCGAATGTGAAGGAGGTTTAGTGCTAAGACACGGTGCTAATAATACAATCACAGGAAACTTGTTTTTAGGAAATAACAAGCCATTTACCGGGGGTGTCAGGATCATCAATCCAGGACATAAAGTTACAGACAATGTTTTTATGGAATTGAGAGGAACCGCTTTCAGATCTCCTTTGTCTATCATGAATGGGGTACCTAATTCTTTAATTAATAGATACTATCAGGTTGTAGATGTACAAATAGAGAACAATACATTTGTAAATTGTACAGCTTTGACTTTTGGAGCCGGCAAGGATGCAGAAAGAACTTTATCACCACAAAAAGTAACTTTTCAAAGAAACCTTTTTGTTAATCCGAATAATCCTATTTACGTAGATAATAATAACGACGGAGGTGTTTCTGTATTTAATAATGTTATAGATAAGGCAAATTCGGAAAAAGGATTTATTCAGGTAAAAACCTCCTTTTTTACAAAGAATGGAATTAAGATTCCACAAGCAAAAGGCTACGGAGCCGATCCCAAAAAGCTTTCATTTATTACGTTGAATGATGTTGGAGCAAGGTGGTTTAATACGGATAGAACAAGGTCGGTAATCAATAATAAAGCGATAGCCGTAAATAAATCCAATATCAAAGAAATACAACAATATATTGACAAAGCAAACGCAGGAGATACTATCCTTTTAGCTGAAGAAGGGATTTATCGATTGGAATCGGAAATTGTGATCAATAAGCCGATTGTAATAGCGGCCAATAAAGCATTACATAGCAAACCTGTATTTGTAAATGCATCTTATAAAACCTTACCTGCATTGATAACCATAGAAAATGGAGGAAATCTGGAAGTAAGGAATATTGCTTTTCAAGGGGCTTTTGAAAGTTTTGGAAATGTGCAGGCAGGAATCAGATCTACAGATCAGCCAATGAACAGACACTATAATCTAACTATAGATGGATGTGAGTTTTATGATTATAATGAAAGTTCTTTTGCTGGGGTTAAAGCTTCGAAAAGCACATTAGCGGATAGTATTGTAATTAAAAATTCTTTATTTAGAAATATTTCCGGTACGGCTGTAAATGTTGCCGAAGAAAAAGAAGATAAAGGTTTTTATGGGGCAGAATATACAATTGTAACCAATACAGTATTTACCAATGTAATGGGGAGTGCAATAAATGTCTATCGTGGCGGAAACGACGAAAGTACATTGGGGCCATTTGTGCGGATAAATCATTGTACTTTTAATGAGGTTGAAAATAGAGAGCAAGGAACAGTAATCAGATTGGTTGGAGTGCAGGATGCTTCGATAACTAACAGCATATTTGCCAATAGTGGGCAAGGGGGAAGATCTATTGAATTTAGAGAGTTTAGATGGGATAATATAGTTGTTGATTATTGTGATTTTTATAACTCGGGCAGAGTAGAGTCGTTTTACAATAAGGTATTAGGAAAAAATATATATAATATTAATCCGGAATTTGTTGATTTGACTAAGCTGAATTTTAATTTAAAAAGCAGTTCTTCTTTAATCAGTAAATCTTCGGATGGAAAGGCATTAGGAGCGAAAATCAATTAA
- a CDS encoding SusC/RagA family TonB-linked outer membrane protein: MKFRIYAKGFVFMLICSVLFTQIALAQNKVKVQGVVKSDSGEPLPGVSVSIKDTKQGTQTGPNGEFTINAAVGQILLFNYMGFKPQAVGVSKAGSINVTMEEVVTAMNEVVVVGYGSLKKSAITSAVSKLENKNLDEIPTSRLDNALIGKIAGVTVQNVSSEVGAEPVVRVRGFNSISADSSPLVVVDGYPVPDGLSFVNPQDVESIEVLKDAASASIYGSRAANGVILITTKSGTPDKPRISLKSYYGFKNPYKLHPILTMSEYVDKLYAEAALRENDPSVATNRRNLITNQERAAYIIENQITGYSTDWQDMALNDNAGIYNVQLGISGGKKDLKYYISGSMQKDEGIMKFSQNDRTTFKAKVDGNLTKKLKFSLNFNPTYIKTDRPSANYTDYYRWYSFVPAYHNEFTAAYVKQNSQWANILPGDYAQARHFNGLAYSGYMPDGTFWTSPGTVDPWSTQNNTPLSIASRESRARTAYRILTSGDLSYEILPKLVFKTSLGGYYNFEENTTFTQSNAKQDGAVNQALVTGMHFKDLLWENTLNYAYSKRKHNFTGLLGYTAQQTWIDNSSMAGMNFPTENFQTLNQAAQIDQSRTFTTKDRIGLVSYLGRLTYDYNSKYMLTASFRTDGSSYFASGRKYGFFPSVSAGWNITSEPFMKDLSWLTTMKLRTSYGATGNNKITSFSYQDLLNPANYGFGAGTGNVNLGLSPNSPVIANPLITWERTFESNTGLDLAFLQNRFNLSVEYYRSVTDKLLFNQAAMAFTGSEEFINNIGKVRNNGIEAEFSSNNLKTKNFEWTSSINFARNKNKLLELGGEPFQYNYGERNEIYAAIVGQPSIQFFGYKTQGVWKSADEIAASGITSAITNFAVPGGLRYADTNGDNIVNTDDRVVLGSPFPDFTWGFSNAFKYKNFDLNILVQGSQGGKLINGDAYYNETKRFNKNYNSNNRWLSDMYPGDGKTPYFTSGADWMVSDYVLEDASYISLRNVILGYTIPQKSIKKLGLNAVRLYASADNLAYFMGKGYRGINPEARVTSNQYQSPLVTGYQRGAFPLMQTFTFGLDLNF; encoded by the coding sequence ATGAAGTTCAGAATTTATGCGAAAGGTTTTGTGTTTATGCTGATTTGTAGTGTTTTATTCACTCAAATAGCACTAGCCCAAAACAAAGTGAAGGTTCAAGGAGTGGTAAAGTCAGATAGTGGAGAACCGCTGCCTGGAGTATCGGTATCTATTAAGGATACTAAACAGGGTACACAAACCGGACCGAATGGCGAATTTACAATTAATGCTGCGGTTGGACAGATTTTACTGTTTAACTATATGGGCTTTAAGCCTCAGGCGGTTGGCGTGTCTAAAGCCGGAAGTATAAATGTAACCATGGAAGAAGTGGTTACGGCCATGAATGAAGTGGTAGTCGTTGGCTACGGTAGCCTAAAGAAATCAGCCATTACATCTGCAGTAAGCAAATTGGAGAATAAGAACTTGGATGAAATTCCAACTTCTCGTCTGGACAATGCCCTTATTGGTAAAATTGCAGGAGTTACCGTTCAGAATGTTAGTTCTGAAGTTGGTGCTGAACCTGTTGTACGTGTAAGAGGTTTTAACTCTATCAGTGCAGATTCATCTCCTTTGGTTGTAGTAGATGGTTATCCTGTTCCTGACGGTCTTTCGTTTGTGAATCCACAAGACGTAGAATCTATTGAAGTATTAAAGGACGCTGCATCAGCCTCTATTTACGGTTCAAGAGCAGCGAATGGAGTGATTTTGATCACAACCAAATCAGGTACACCGGATAAACCAAGAATCTCTTTGAAATCTTATTATGGTTTTAAAAATCCATATAAGCTGCATCCGATTTTAACTATGTCTGAATATGTGGATAAACTATATGCAGAAGCTGCTTTGAGAGAAAATGATCCATCGGTAGCTACAAATCGAAGAAATCTGATTACTAATCAGGAGAGAGCAGCATATATTATAGAAAATCAGATCACTGGTTATTCAACAGATTGGCAAGATATGGCGCTAAATGATAATGCTGGTATATACAATGTGCAATTGGGGATTTCCGGAGGTAAGAAAGATCTGAAATACTATATCTCCGGTAGTATGCAAAAGGACGAGGGGATTATGAAGTTTAGTCAGAATGACAGAACTACATTTAAAGCTAAAGTCGATGGTAATCTGACGAAGAAACTGAAATTTAGCTTAAATTTTAACCCGACATATATTAAAACAGACAGGCCTTCTGCTAATTATACAGATTATTATAGGTGGTATAGTTTTGTTCCGGCTTATCATAATGAGTTTACAGCAGCTTATGTGAAGCAAAATAGCCAATGGGCAAATATATTGCCAGGAGACTATGCGCAGGCTCGTCATTTTAATGGTTTAGCTTATTCAGGTTATATGCCCGATGGAACTTTTTGGACAAGCCCGGGAACAGTAGATCCATGGAGCACTCAAAATAACACACCTCTTTCCATAGCAAGCAGAGAATCCAGAGCAAGAACCGCTTATAGAATTCTTACATCGGGGGATTTGTCATATGAAATTCTTCCGAAGTTGGTGTTTAAGACTTCTTTAGGTGGATATTATAATTTTGAAGAGAACACAACATTTACACAAAGTAATGCTAAACAAGACGGTGCAGTAAACCAAGCTTTAGTTACTGGAATGCATTTTAAAGATTTATTATGGGAGAATACGCTAAACTATGCATATTCAAAAAGGAAGCACAATTTTACAGGCCTATTAGGTTACACAGCTCAGCAAACCTGGATAGACAATTCAAGTATGGCAGGAATGAATTTTCCAACTGAAAATTTCCAAACACTGAATCAAGCTGCTCAAATTGATCAAAGCAGGACTTTTACAACTAAGGACAGAATTGGTTTAGTCTCTTATTTAGGTAGATTGACTTACGATTATAATAGTAAGTATATGTTGACGGCCAGTTTTAGGACTGATGGAAGTTCTTACTTTGCTAGCGGAAGAAAGTATGGCTTTTTTCCATCTGTATCAGCAGGTTGGAATATTACCAGCGAGCCATTCATGAAAGATCTTAGCTGGTTAACAACCATGAAATTAAGAACAAGTTATGGGGCTACCGGAAATAATAAGATAACAAGTTTCTCGTATCAGGATTTATTGAATCCAGCTAATTATGGTTTCGGAGCGGGTACAGGTAATGTAAACCTGGGTTTATCACCAAACTCACCTGTAATTGCAAATCCATTGATAACCTGGGAACGCACTTTTGAATCTAATACGGGTTTAGATTTAGCTTTCTTACAAAATAGATTTAACCTCTCTGTAGAATATTATCGCTCGGTAACAGATAAATTATTGTTTAATCAAGCGGCAATGGCTTTTACAGGTTCAGAGGAATTCATCAACAATATAGGTAAAGTAAGAAATAATGGTATTGAAGCAGAATTTAGTTCCAATAATCTAAAAACTAAGAATTTCGAGTGGACATCTTCTATCAATTTTGCCAGAAACAAAAATAAATTGTTGGAATTGGGAGGAGAACCTTTCCAATATAATTATGGTGAAAGGAACGAGATTTATGCAGCAATAGTAGGGCAGCCGTCCATCCAGTTTTTCGGTTACAAAACCCAAGGAGTATGGAAATCTGCCGATGAGATTGCTGCTTCAGGAATTACATCTGCGATTACGAACTTTGCAGTACCAGGAGGTTTAAGATATGCGGATACTAATGGCGATAATATTGTCAACACTGATGATAGAGTTGTTTTGGGGAGTCCTTTTCCAGACTTTACATGGGGATTTTCGAATGCCTTTAAATATAAAAACTTTGATTTAAATATTTTAGTACAAGGCTCTCAAGGCGGAAAATTGATTAATGGTGACGCATATTATAATGAAACAAAGCGATTCAATAAAAATTATAATTCAAATAATCGTTGGTTGAGTGACATGTATCCGGGAGATGGAAAAACCCCGTATTTCACAAGTGGAGCAGATTGGATGGTTTCGGATTATGTACTTGAAGATGCCTCGTATATTTCTTTAAGAAACGTAATTTTGGGGTATACAATTCCTCAAAAATCAATTAAGAAACTTGGACTGAATGCAGTTAGATTATATGCTTCAGCGGATAATTTAGCTTATTTCATGGGCAAAGGATATAGAGGCATTAATCCTGAGGCCAGAGTGACATCAAATCAATATCAATCTCCTTTAGTAACTGGATACCAAAGAGGTGCATTTCCTTTAATGCAGACATTTACATTTGGTTTGGATCTGAACTTTTAA
- a CDS encoding CynX/NimT family MFS transporter, translating to MEEEKKQINWGVIIAVIGVFFISSNLRAAITSVGPVISEISAQLNMNKFQSGLVTTIPLLAFGFLSALAPKFASKIGIEKVLGFSMLVLTAGLLIRIQGNVPFLFLGAALIGTAIAMGNVLMPAFIKDKFPKNLGLVTGIFTVSMNLIGALAAGYSIRMGHLTGWGWKGSIGVWFILSLIAFAVWIPQLINSRKSQKTEQNIIAEQKRESFSSLLRSPLAWCITLFMGLQSCLFYMLVAWLPIILQDWGMTKEQSGWTFSYVQLAQLPVTFIGPILAVKMKNQAPLVWLTAIALLLGTIGIVFFKTTYIVPSVLAIGFSGGLAFSLVMMFFVLRTKSSIRAAQLSGMAQSFGYLIAACSPPLFGLIYDLTLDWTYPLLLYFLLSFSLLGLGLIASRNKYV from the coding sequence ATGGAAGAAGAGAAAAAGCAGATAAACTGGGGAGTAATTATAGCTGTAATTGGTGTTTTTTTTATATCGTCTAATTTAAGAGCAGCAATTACATCTGTGGGACCTGTTATTTCGGAAATTAGTGCCCAGTTAAATATGAATAAATTTCAATCTGGTTTGGTGACTACCATCCCTTTACTGGCATTTGGATTTCTATCAGCTTTAGCTCCGAAATTTGCTTCTAAAATCGGTATTGAAAAGGTTTTGGGATTTTCAATGCTTGTACTCACCGCAGGATTATTGATTAGAATTCAGGGAAATGTACCGTTTTTGTTTCTCGGTGCAGCACTGATTGGAACTGCTATAGCTATGGGGAATGTTCTAATGCCTGCTTTTATAAAAGATAAGTTTCCAAAAAACTTAGGCTTGGTAACAGGGATTTTTACTGTTTCTATGAATTTAATAGGAGCATTGGCTGCTGGTTATAGCATAAGAATGGGCCATTTAACCGGTTGGGGTTGGAAAGGTTCTATAGGTGTTTGGTTTATCCTTTCTTTAATTGCTTTTGCAGTCTGGATTCCTCAGCTAATCAACAGCCGGAAATCACAAAAAACAGAACAAAATATCATAGCGGAGCAAAAAAGAGAAAGTTTTTCAAGTTTACTAAGATCTCCTTTGGCCTGGTGCATTACTTTATTCATGGGACTTCAATCTTGCTTGTTTTATATGCTGGTAGCCTGGCTTCCGATTATTTTACAAGATTGGGGTATGACTAAAGAACAATCTGGCTGGACGTTTTCCTATGTACAATTAGCCCAGTTGCCAGTTACGTTTATAGGTCCTATTTTGGCTGTTAAAATGAAAAATCAAGCTCCATTGGTTTGGCTAACGGCGATAGCTTTATTATTAGGGACTATTGGTATTGTATTTTTTAAGACAACATATATAGTTCCCTCGGTACTGGCTATTGGCTTCTCTGGCGGATTAGCTTTTAGTCTGGTGATGATGTTCTTCGTTCTTAGAACAAAATCGTCTATCAGAGCTGCACAATTATCTGGTATGGCACAATCTTTTGGATATCTTATTGCAGCGTGTTCGCCTCCATTGTTTGGCTTAATCTATGACCTGACATTGGATTGGACATATCCACTTTTATTATATTTCTTGTTGTCTTTTTCCTTATTGGGCTTAGGCTTAATAGCATCAAGAAATAAATATGTTTAG
- a CDS encoding OsmC family protein, whose amino-acid sequence MNYNNMDSIIAYNARERYRTVITDNEHQIIADEPIAVGGTNQGLSPSQLLASSLASCSAITIRMYADRKKWELDEIIISVSIVKQLATKTTKFRKQIDFTGNLTEEQTARLKEIANKCPVHVILSNSIEIESN is encoded by the coding sequence ATGAATTATAACAATATGGATTCTATTATTGCCTACAATGCCAGAGAACGATACAGGACTGTTATTACAGATAACGAGCACCAAATTATTGCCGATGAACCCATTGCAGTTGGAGGTACAAATCAGGGGCTTTCTCCTTCTCAATTATTAGCATCTTCACTAGCTTCCTGTTCGGCAATTACTATAAGAATGTACGCAGACAGGAAAAAGTGGGAGTTGGACGAGATTATTATCTCTGTATCTATTGTTAAGCAGCTAGCAACTAAAACAACTAAATTTAGAAAGCAAATTGATTTTACAGGGAATTTAACCGAGGAACAAACTGCCAGACTCAAAGAGATAGCAAATAAATGTCCCGTTCATGTAATCCTTAGCAATTCTATTGAAATAGAATCAAACTAA
- a CDS encoding RagB/SusD family nutrient uptake outer membrane protein codes for MNKILKHNKKLLASIFLSVSLVSCQKSIDLQPISNVGAEDYYKNFNEVSSALTGCYSGLHKPLYNEWMFTELRSDNSKQGVPNSTNVANAELNALDMFTLNPFHERVYDYWLDTYNNIRAINYVLRSLGVKYENKEIVVSNGTAEMSDVQRNKIMGEALFLRAYHYFNLVRLFGGVFLVDKPVSPQEAKLIQRSSVNDLYDFIVADLKKANEVFPHLTFATIPQADLGRANIWSSKSLLAKVYLTLGQKNESLILLNDVINNSGYGLVSSYSDVFSISNEMNKEIIFAIRYKAGGLGLGSPFANLFAPTGSGNAVVNNDGNGYNFPTEEMKTIYKVGDLRKDVTIAQYTATRPYVKKFLSQVSLRYDAENDFPIIRYSDILLMKAEALGYDNADGESVALINQVRTRAGALDYGSNTDFAGKLYKYPSSGTESLSNAESFRKALLNERRIEFAFENQRYFDIMRQSDAVEIIKNHFAEEFANHYVNIIPPITLSALQANVTKDRLLLPIPQKERDKNDQIDIGQNPGY; via the coding sequence ATGAACAAGATATTAAAACATAATAAAAAGTTACTGGCATCGATCTTCTTATCGGTATCGTTAGTGTCATGTCAGAAATCTATTGATCTTCAGCCTATTTCTAATGTTGGCGCGGAAGATTATTATAAAAACTTTAACGAAGTTAGTAGTGCACTTACTGGGTGTTACAGCGGTTTGCATAAACCACTATATAATGAATGGATGTTTACCGAATTAAGAAGCGATAATTCTAAACAGGGTGTGCCTAACAGTACCAACGTAGCTAACGCCGAATTGAACGCTTTGGATATGTTTACGTTAAATCCGTTTCATGAGAGAGTTTATGATTATTGGCTTGATACTTATAACAATATTAGAGCTATCAATTATGTGCTTAGGAGCCTGGGGGTTAAGTACGAGAATAAGGAAATTGTAGTTTCTAATGGTACCGCCGAAATGAGTGATGTACAAAGAAACAAAATAATGGGAGAAGCACTATTCTTGAGGGCATACCATTATTTCAATTTAGTTAGATTATTTGGCGGAGTGTTTCTGGTAGACAAACCTGTTAGTCCGCAAGAAGCCAAATTAATTCAAAGATCTTCTGTAAATGATTTATATGATTTTATCGTTGCAGATTTAAAAAAGGCAAACGAAGTTTTCCCGCATTTGACTTTTGCTACTATTCCTCAGGCAGATTTAGGAAGAGCTAATATTTGGTCATCAAAATCATTATTAGCAAAGGTTTATCTGACTCTTGGGCAAAAGAATGAATCTTTGATTTTACTGAATGACGTAATTAATAATAGTGGATATGGCTTAGTTTCGTCTTATTCGGATGTCTTTTCTATCTCTAATGAAATGAATAAGGAAATTATTTTTGCCATAAGATATAAAGCGGGTGGCTTAGGACTTGGGTCCCCGTTTGCTAATTTATTTGCACCGACAGGAAGTGGGAATGCTGTAGTGAATAATGACGGTAATGGTTATAATTTTCCAACAGAAGAAATGAAGACCATTTACAAGGTAGGAGACTTGCGTAAAGATGTTACAATAGCACAATACACAGCTACAAGACCTTATGTTAAAAAATTTCTTTCTCAGGTTTCTTTAAGATATGATGCGGAAAATGATTTCCCTATAATCCGTTATTCTGATATTTTATTAATGAAAGCTGAAGCTTTGGGATATGATAATGCAGATGGTGAATCAGTAGCCCTTATTAATCAGGTAAGAACGAGAGCGGGTGCATTAGATTATGGAAGTAACACAGATTTTGCTGGTAAATTATATAAATATCCGTCTTCTGGCACAGAATCTTTGAGTAATGCAGAATCTTTCAGAAAAGCTTTGCTAAACGAAAGGCGAATAGAATTTGCTTTCGAAAATCAAAGATACTTTGATATAATGAGACAGTCGGATGCGGTGGAGATTATTAAAAATCATTTTGCAGAAGAATTCGCTAATCATTATGTTAATATCATTCCTCCAATAACTTTATCTGCCCTACAGGCGAACGTTACAAAAGATCGGCTCTTGTTGCCAATCCCACAAAAAGAGAGAGATAAAAATGATCAGATAGATATTGGTCAAAACCCAGGTTATTAA
- a CDS encoding DUF2795 domain-containing protein: MYWTLELASHLEDAPWPATKDELIDYAIRSGAPVEVIENLQALEDDGEPYENIEEIWPDYPTKDDFFFNEDEY; the protein is encoded by the coding sequence ATGTATTGGACGTTAGAATTAGCATCACACTTAGAAGATGCACCATGGCCTGCTACTAAAGATGAATTAATTGATTATGCTATCCGTTCTGGTGCTCCTGTGGAAGTTATTGAGAACTTACAAGCGCTAGAAGATGACGGCGAGCCGTATGAAAATATAGAAGAGATTTGGCCAGATTATCCTACTAAGGATGACTTCTTCTTTAACGAAGACGAGTATTAA
- a CDS encoding cob(I)yrinic acid a,c-diamide adenosyltransferase: MKIYTKTGDKGYTSLIGGTRISKHHLRIESYGTIDELNSYLGLIKDQDIRDRDKEVLKEIQDRLFTIGALLASDPEKQTKKVPDLFISDVELLEKEIDLMTEILPALRHFVLPGGTTASSFCHIARCVCRRAERLVVELSETSIVEKLVIMYLNRLSDYLFVLSRTINHLSHVEENKWIPRL, from the coding sequence ATGAAGATTTATACTAAAACAGGAGATAAAGGTTATACTTCTTTGATAGGAGGGACAAGGATATCTAAACATCATTTAAGGATTGAATCTTATGGGACTATAGATGAGTTGAATAGTTACCTGGGGTTGATTAAAGATCAGGATATACGGGATAGAGACAAGGAAGTGCTTAAAGAAATTCAAGATAGATTATTTACAATAGGAGCGTTATTAGCCAGTGACCCGGAAAAGCAAACCAAAAAAGTGCCTGATCTTTTTATAAGCGATGTGGAGCTGCTTGAAAAGGAAATAGACTTGATGACGGAAATACTTCCTGCTTTGAGACATTTTGTATTACCGGGAGGAACAACAGCCTCCTCATTTTGCCATATAGCCAGATGTGTTTGCAGAAGGGCGGAGAGATTAGTGGTAGAACTTTCGGAAACTTCAATCGTTGAAAAATTAGTGATTATGTACTTGAATCGACTGTCTGATTACCTTTTTGTATTATCCCGAACTATAAATCACTTAAGTCATGTTGAGGAAAACAAATGGATACCGAGATTGTAA
- a CDS encoding polysaccharide lyase 6 family protein, translating to MNYKQLTVSVFLLFPVISQACASEKITDGINKTISATGNIYNISSANELNALKLQPGDKVIFKKGNWKNQQINFKANGTKEKPVVLAAEKGGETIFSGNSNLKIDGNWLVVDGFVFKDGFSEKADVILFTKSTSNSRITNSSIINYNHPDKTFDYKWLSLNGENNRVDHCDFTGKTHQGTTLVVWLDEKPNHHQIDHNYFGPRPALGVNGGETIRIGTSTWSMHDSYTLVENNIFDKCDGEMEIISLKSGHNTVNNNLFYECDGTVTFRHGNYNTVSNNYILGNGKKNTGGIRIIGENHKVFGNYLQGLDGSGLRAAISIMSALEKPQLHEYFQVINPQIVGNIIADSKEGIDIGAGKNEKRMLPPKDGFLKNNYVINTRTVIKTENEPEGLLIENNQTDASSLPKGFTKVGSDLVKSDGIWQKKNDVKTPFWKKEKIGPEWNNVKMNF from the coding sequence ATGAACTATAAACAGTTAACCGTATCAGTATTTTTGTTGTTTCCGGTAATTTCCCAAGCATGTGCTTCCGAAAAAATAACAGACGGTATCAATAAAACAATTTCTGCTACCGGAAATATTTATAATATTTCTTCAGCAAACGAACTTAATGCCCTTAAATTGCAGCCAGGTGATAAGGTTATATTCAAGAAAGGTAACTGGAAAAATCAACAAATTAATTTCAAAGCCAACGGAACGAAAGAAAAACCTGTCGTTTTAGCAGCAGAAAAAGGTGGGGAGACGATTTTTTCAGGGAACTCTAACCTGAAAATTGATGGTAACTGGCTAGTGGTAGATGGTTTTGTTTTTAAAGATGGTTTTTCTGAAAAAGCAGATGTTATTCTTTTTACGAAAAGTACTTCGAACAGCAGGATAACAAACTCTTCGATAATAAATTATAATCATCCGGATAAAACTTTTGATTATAAATGGCTTTCTTTAAACGGCGAAAATAATAGAGTAGACCACTGTGATTTCACAGGTAAGACCCATCAGGGAACTACATTGGTAGTCTGGCTTGACGAGAAACCGAATCATCATCAAATAGATCATAATTATTTTGGACCAAGACCTGCTTTGGGGGTGAACGGAGGAGAAACAATAAGAATTGGAACCAGCACATGGTCTATGCATGATTCTTATACTTTGGTAGAGAATAATATATTCGATAAGTGCGACGGAGAAATGGAAATTATATCCTTAAAGTCGGGACATAATACGGTGAACAATAACCTTTTTTATGAATGTGATGGAACAGTAACTTTTAGACATGGAAATTATAATACGGTGTCTAATAATTACATTCTCGGAAACGGAAAAAAGAATACCGGAGGCATTCGTATTATTGGCGAAAATCATAAAGTCTTTGGTAACTATTTGCAAGGTCTGGACGGAAGTGGACTAAGAGCAGCTATTTCCATAATGAGTGCCTTGGAAAAACCTCAATTGCATGAATATTTTCAAGTTATTAATCCTCAGATAGTTGGTAATATTATTGCCGATTCTAAGGAAGGTATAGACATCGGCGCCGGAAAAAATGAGAAGAGAATGCTCCCACCTAAAGATGGATTTTTAAAAAACAACTATGTCATTAATACTCGCACAGTAATAAAGACAGAAAATGAGCCTGAAGGATTACTAATAGAGAATAATCAGACGGATGCTTCTTCTCTGCCAAAAGGTTTTACGAAGGTAGGCTCTGATTTGGTAAAATCAGACGGCATCTGGCAAAAGAAAAATGATGTTAAGACTCCGTTTTGGAAAAAGGAAAAGATTGGTCCGGAATGGAATAATGTTAAAATGAACTTTTAA